In Myxococcus guangdongensis, one genomic interval encodes:
- the rpmA gene encoding 50S ribosomal protein L27 — MAHKKGQGSSRNGRDSNPQYRGVKVYGGQEVSAGSILVRQVGTVIHAGANVKLGRDYTLYSVVDGVVKYERLGRDRKKVSVYPAAEQPSA, encoded by the coding sequence ATGGCCCATAAAAAAGGTCAGGGTTCTTCGCGCAATGGTCGCGATTCCAATCCGCAGTACCGCGGCGTGAAGGTGTACGGAGGCCAGGAGGTCTCGGCCGGCAGCATCCTGGTTCGCCAGGTCGGCACCGTCATCCACGCGGGCGCGAACGTGAAGCTCGGCCGCGACTACACCCTCTATTCGGTGGTGGACGGCGTGGTGAAGTACGAGCGCCTGGGCCGCGACCGCAAGAAGGTCTCGGTCTACCCGGCCGCTGAGCAGCCCAGCGCCTGA
- the rplU gene encoding 50S ribosomal protein L21, whose translation MYAVIRTGGKQYRVAEGDVLRIEKIAGDIGAEVSFTDILLLGGTDSPKVGQPTVSGARVVGKVLAQDKHRRVLHFRKEKEGWTRRRGHRQPYTEVKVTSISG comes from the coding sequence ATGTACGCAGTGATTCGCACGGGCGGAAAGCAGTATCGCGTCGCCGAGGGCGATGTCCTCCGGATCGAGAAGATCGCCGGCGACATCGGGGCCGAGGTGTCCTTCACCGACATTCTCCTGCTGGGCGGTACGGACAGCCCGAAGGTGGGCCAGCCGACGGTCTCCGGCGCTCGCGTCGTGGGCAAGGTCCTGGCGCAGGACAAGCACCGCCGCGTCCTCCACTTCCGCAAGGAGAAGGAGGGTTGGACCCGTCGCCGTGGCCACCGTCAGCCGTATACCGAGGTGAAGGTCACCTCCATCTCCGGCTAG
- a CDS encoding serine/threonine-protein kinase: MPARPRCSSVSVEVDPLVGTKLGSFRLVRRLGRGGMGAVYLGEHVSIGSRVAVKVLHEHLATYPELVQRFHAEARAVNVIGHENIVSIFDLNAGPPRPYLIMEYLDGAPLSAWVGTPLPAPAVVSVLSQVCDALQAAHLSGIVHRDLKPDNVFLVRRGRGTPFVKVLDFGIAKLADANMPQTHAGIIVGTPEYMAPEQSLSRRVDGRADLYALGVLAYQLVTGRLPFEDEGLTAQLVAHQMRAPPPPRSVHAAVPAALERVILRALAKTPEERYATAAILRAALEGALAEELHARSRQARPVEPGVRARSAPAPVAGPGPVAGEGRNAPPVPVMMETDLPAPVSNGNVSPRQARPVERVNPPGARDEELRPSPPGLVSAMGEVLPPGAMSGGLRSSPRAQVSQPRASGAASRPSPPMPVQSPMEAMPLGVGSRRSPPVPVQSSMGAMPLGVRSRPSPPEPVQSPIGAKPSEAGGLVPAPMSLRPSVDARPQEARRPSPSQQGQARPPLDVKPAAVASEVYPSGSARPGSGEIPKEARRPSSQSGPPRVSDVAPTGSPSSNRRDAPVPGTPNSSAPPTPAASSASGRSVPPAPAPKSVASSEDLVAPWSPVPNLASRNWGAAIQNASSVLPPVLDPAADGVLPGSNDIPPTTARPRTVELLVRAVLRPGETPVWLAGSDLSRGGLFLRSDGLLPPLFARLPLVLELESGPQSVVCEVVRHVPAEQAQVWGMPTGFGVQFVEATLALKSSVDALLRAGPGRRAAPPASTPADDKEAAQVLEAYRARLTGDHYAVLAIPPDLDMGSLRRCTREARGTLESLRQRPLSPAQSLLLDSVLARLHEAGEVLGTVTQRALYDAWRGNHRGVARCLEAGLTSEQLESLRREFLTRRPQSAGMARVHYLSGSALEREGQLARALETYERGLALDPLESSLHHRYRSVRRALDARGVAEPSNERARPP, from the coding sequence GTGCCCGCCCGGCCCCGCTGTTCGTCCGTCTCCGTGGAGGTGGACCCGCTGGTGGGCACGAAGCTGGGGAGCTTCCGGCTGGTGCGCCGGCTGGGCCGCGGGGGGATGGGCGCGGTGTACCTGGGCGAGCACGTCTCCATCGGCAGCCGGGTGGCGGTGAAGGTGCTGCACGAGCACCTGGCGACGTACCCGGAGCTGGTGCAGCGCTTCCACGCGGAGGCTCGGGCCGTGAATGTCATTGGCCACGAGAACATCGTCAGCATCTTCGACCTGAACGCGGGGCCGCCCAGGCCGTACCTCATCATGGAGTACCTGGATGGGGCGCCCTTGTCCGCGTGGGTGGGCACGCCGCTGCCGGCGCCCGCGGTGGTGTCGGTGCTCTCGCAGGTGTGCGACGCGCTGCAGGCCGCGCACCTGAGTGGCATCGTCCATCGGGACCTGAAGCCGGACAATGTCTTCCTGGTGCGGCGCGGGCGGGGCACGCCGTTCGTGAAGGTGCTCGACTTCGGCATCGCGAAGCTGGCGGACGCGAACATGCCGCAGACCCACGCGGGCATCATCGTGGGCACGCCCGAGTACATGGCGCCCGAGCAGTCCCTGAGTCGACGCGTGGATGGGCGCGCGGACCTGTATGCGCTGGGGGTGCTCGCGTATCAGCTGGTGACGGGGCGGCTGCCGTTCGAGGACGAGGGGCTGACGGCGCAGTTGGTGGCGCATCAGATGCGGGCGCCTCCGCCGCCCCGGTCCGTGCACGCGGCGGTGCCCGCGGCGTTGGAGCGGGTCATCCTGCGCGCGCTCGCGAAGACACCGGAGGAGCGGTACGCGACGGCGGCCATCCTGCGCGCGGCGCTGGAGGGAGCGCTGGCCGAGGAGCTCCATGCCCGATCGCGGCAGGCACGGCCCGTGGAGCCTGGTGTCCGAGCTCGGAGTGCTCCCGCGCCCGTGGCGGGTCCGGGGCCTGTGGCGGGTGAGGGGAGGAATGCTCCTCCTGTCCCCGTGATGATGGAGACGGACCTGCCCGCGCCTGTGTCGAACGGGAACGTGTCGCCGCGACAGGCCCGGCCCGTGGAGCGTGTGAATCCGCCTGGGGCACGGGACGAAGAGCTGCGTCCATCGCCGCCGGGACTCGTGTCCGCGATGGGCGAGGTGCTGCCTCCCGGGGCGATGTCCGGAGGACTGCGCTCGTCTCCGCGCGCTCAGGTGTCTCAGCCGAGGGCGTCGGGGGCTGCTTCGCGTCCGTCTCCGCCCATGCCAGTTCAATCGCCGATGGAGGCGATGCCTCTGGGAGTTGGGTCGCGTCGGTCTCCGCCGGTGCCAGTTCAATCGTCGATGGGGGCCATGCCCCTGGGCGTTAGGTCGCGTCCGTCTCCGCCGGAGCCAGTTCAATCGCCCATCGGAGCGAAGCCGTCAGAGGCGGGGGGCCTGGTGCCTGCGCCTATGTCGCTTCGGCCATCCGTTGATGCACGACCGCAGGAGGCTCGTCGTCCTTCTCCTTCTCAACAAGGACAGGCTCGGCCGCCCCTCGACGTGAAACCAGCAGCCGTCGCGTCCGAGGTCTATCCGTCGGGCTCGGCCCGTCCAGGAAGCGGAGAGATTCCGAAGGAGGCTCGTCGTCCGTCGTCTCAGAGCGGCCCGCCGCGAGTGTCCGATGTTGCTCCCACCGGGAGCCCTTCATCGAACAGACGCGATGCTCCAGTTCCCGGGACACCGAACAGCAGTGCGCCACCAACGCCGGCCGCTTCGTCTGCATCCGGACGGAGCGTGCCTCCCGCACCGGCGCCGAAGAGTGTCGCGTCGTCGGAGGACCTCGTCGCGCCCTGGTCCCCAGTCCCGAATCTGGCATCCCGAAACTGGGGCGCCGCCATCCAGAACGCCTCGAGCGTCCTGCCTCCGGTCCTCGACCCCGCCGCCGACGGAGTCCTGCCCGGCTCCAACGACATCCCACCGACCACCGCCCGGCCGCGCACGGTGGAGCTCCTTGTTCGCGCCGTGCTGCGCCCCGGCGAGACACCGGTCTGGCTGGCCGGGTCCGACCTGTCCCGCGGTGGATTGTTCCTGCGCAGCGATGGCCTGCTGCCGCCATTGTTCGCGCGACTGCCGCTCGTGCTGGAGCTGGAGTCGGGCCCGCAGTCCGTCGTCTGCGAGGTGGTGCGCCATGTGCCCGCGGAGCAGGCCCAGGTCTGGGGCATGCCCACCGGCTTCGGTGTCCAGTTCGTCGAGGCCACCCTGGCCCTCAAGTCCTCTGTCGACGCGCTCCTGCGCGCCGGCCCTGGCCGACGTGCCGCTCCGCCCGCATCCACGCCCGCTGACGACAAGGAGGCCGCCCAGGTGCTGGAGGCCTACCGGGCCCGCTTGACGGGGGACCACTACGCCGTGCTCGCCATCCCGCCCGACCTGGACATGGGCTCTCTGCGCAGGTGCACCCGGGAGGCACGGGGCACCCTCGAGTCACTGCGACAGCGTCCCCTGTCACCCGCGCAGTCCCTGCTGCTCGACTCGGTGCTCGCCCGGCTGCACGAAGCAGGGGAGGTGCTGGGCACCGTGACGCAGCGGGCGCTCTACGACGCCTGGCGGGGCAACCACCGGGGCGTCGCTCGCTGCCTGGAGGCAGGCCTCACGTCCGAGCAACTCGAGTCACTCCGGCGCGAGTTCCTCACCCGGCGGCCCCAGTCCGCGGGCATGGCGCGCGTGCACTACCTGTCCGGCTCCGCCCTGGAGCGCGAGGGCCAGCTCGCCCGCGCCCTGGAGACCTACGAGCGGGGCCTTGCCCTGGACCCGCTGGAGTCGAGCCTCCACCACCGCTACCGCAGCGTCCGTCGTGCGCTGGACGCCCGGGGCGTCGCCGAGCCCTCGAACGAGAGAGCCCGGCCTCCCTGA
- a CDS encoding isopenicillin N synthase family dioxygenase, which translates to MSGTSRRIPLVDLSHYRTGTPTERARFVQVFGEGLREFGFVSVVGHGIDDGLIRRTYSDIEKLFQLPEDVKTRYAVPELAGQRGYTGFGKEHAKDRKVGDLKEFWHVGRELPEGHPYLKHYGANVWPGEVTSFREHTLALFRELDGAASVMLHALAEFFGVARETFSGMATDGNSVLRLIHYPPLKERFIPGGVRAAEHEDINLITLLCEGTASGLELLTRDGEWLPVDTLRGQIVVDSGDMLSRVTNEVIPATTHRVVNPKSADEDTVRYSLPFFVHPYSDCVLEPLPCTQTPENPARHGPITAGAFLQQRLRENGLIK; encoded by the coding sequence ATGTCCGGAACCTCACGTCGCATCCCCCTCGTCGACCTGTCCCACTACCGCACCGGAACGCCCACCGAGCGAGCCCGCTTCGTCCAAGTCTTCGGCGAGGGCCTGCGTGAGTTCGGCTTCGTCTCCGTGGTGGGACATGGCATCGACGACGGCCTCATCCGCCGCACCTACTCGGACATCGAGAAGCTCTTCCAGCTCCCCGAGGACGTGAAGACGCGCTACGCGGTGCCGGAGCTCGCCGGTCAGCGCGGCTACACGGGCTTCGGCAAGGAGCACGCGAAGGACCGCAAGGTGGGGGACCTGAAGGAGTTCTGGCACGTGGGCCGCGAGCTGCCCGAAGGCCACCCGTACCTGAAGCACTACGGCGCCAACGTGTGGCCCGGCGAGGTGACCTCGTTCCGCGAGCACACGCTCGCCCTCTTCCGCGAACTGGACGGCGCCGCGAGCGTGATGCTCCACGCCCTGGCCGAGTTCTTCGGCGTGGCGCGCGAGACGTTCAGCGGCATGGCCACGGATGGCAACTCCGTGCTGCGCCTCATCCATTACCCGCCCCTGAAGGAGCGCTTCATCCCCGGAGGCGTGCGCGCCGCCGAGCACGAGGACATCAACCTCATCACCCTGCTGTGCGAGGGCACCGCGTCCGGCCTGGAGTTGCTCACGCGCGATGGAGAGTGGCTGCCGGTGGACACGCTGCGCGGGCAGATTGTCGTGGACTCGGGCGACATGCTCAGCCGCGTGACGAACGAGGTCATCCCCGCCACCACGCACCGGGTGGTGAACCCGAAGAGCGCGGACGAGGACACCGTCCGCTACTCGCTGCCCTTCTTCGTGCACCCCTACTCCGACTGCGTGCTGGAGCCCCTGCCCTGCACCCAGACACCGGAGAACCCCGCCCGACACGGCCCCATCACCGCCGGCGCCTTCCTGCAGCAGCGCCTGCGCGAGAACGGCCTCATCAAGTAG
- a CDS encoding carbon-nitrogen hydrolase family protein — protein sequence MDEARLPTHVELFALQPRVALEDYTSPSTFAARHRALAERVDLLRTRDEAGRPRHPALAVWPEWVGAPLELLGHVRRVHRHTTVRSALRRVARAEWWDVWHTWKELHPPTMVECLHATLASRVHRVMHETFSAIARDFGLWVVAGSAFLPDNRLTADGPDFEPRGARIFNTSHTFSPEGVRVATARKVNLLPSSEDTLRLSPGRPEDLTLVATPFGRLGTLLGYDGAARPRTSKEPWFVPCAQYLDAWRAQVVAHPSAHPGAWDERSLDEGLLGQLPALRHVRYTVTAQLSGELFDQRFEAPSLIVERTDGGATRVLARAEPSLADEVLHALVPACPA from the coding sequence GTGGACGAAGCACGCCTGCCCACGCATGTGGAGCTGTTCGCCCTCCAGCCGCGCGTCGCGCTGGAGGACTACACCTCCCCGTCCACCTTCGCCGCGAGACACCGCGCGCTCGCCGAGCGGGTGGACCTTCTGCGGACCCGCGATGAGGCAGGGCGTCCGCGCCATCCCGCCCTCGCCGTCTGGCCCGAGTGGGTGGGCGCGCCGCTGGAGCTGTTGGGCCACGTGCGGCGAGTGCATCGCCACACGACGGTGAGAAGCGCGCTGCGAAGGGTGGCGCGCGCGGAGTGGTGGGACGTGTGGCACACGTGGAAGGAGCTGCATCCTCCGACGATGGTGGAGTGCCTGCACGCCACGCTCGCGTCCCGGGTGCACCGCGTGATGCACGAGACCTTCTCCGCCATCGCCCGGGACTTCGGCCTGTGGGTCGTCGCGGGCAGCGCGTTCCTCCCCGACAACCGATTGACCGCCGACGGCCCGGACTTCGAACCCCGAGGCGCGCGCATCTTCAACACCAGCCACACCTTCTCCCCCGAGGGTGTCCGCGTGGCCACGGCGCGCAAGGTGAACCTCCTGCCTTCCAGCGAGGACACCCTGCGCCTCAGCCCGGGTCGACCCGAGGACCTGACCCTCGTCGCCACGCCGTTCGGCAGACTGGGGACGCTGCTCGGATACGATGGTGCCGCGAGACCTCGCACGTCGAAGGAGCCCTGGTTCGTGCCGTGCGCGCAGTACCTGGACGCATGGCGCGCACAGGTGGTCGCCCATCCCTCCGCGCATCCAGGAGCCTGGGATGAACGCTCACTCGACGAGGGACTCCTCGGGCAACTGCCAGCCCTGCGTCACGTCCGCTACACCGTGACGGCGCAGCTCTCGGGTGAGCTGTTCGACCAGCGCTTCGAAGCGCCCTCGCTCATCGTCGAGCGCACGGACGGGGGCGCCACACGCGTCCTCGCACGCGCGGAGCCTTCACTCGCCGATGAAGTGCTTCACGCGCTCGTCCCCGCGTGCCCCGCGTAA
- the gatB gene encoding Asp-tRNA(Asn)/Glu-tRNA(Gln) amidotransferase subunit GatB yields the protein MPVSDFQPVIGLEVHAQLRTQSKIFCGCSTAFGAEPNRNTCPVCLGMPGVLPVLNERVVDFAIRAGLALECRVNARSVWSRKNYFYPDLPKGYQITQYDLPICEFGRLAIETPRGEKVIRVRRIHMEEDAGKSVHDGDGGQSLVDLNRAGVPLIEIVSDPDLRDADEAVEYLKALRDILVYLGVNDGNLEEGSFRCDANVSVMPKGSDTFGQRCELKNLNSFRFVKQAIEYEIARQVDVIESGGKVDQETRLWDPNKGVSRSMRSKEDAHDYRYFPEPDLPPLHVTTEVVEAVGRSLPELPRAKVQRFVSQYGLPAYDARLLTTERPLADFFEACAQRYPDAKKLSNWFQGELLRLLKESGTTVGEVRFTPAQLAELLTLVDQGTVSGNAGKDVLGEMFRTGRPPADIVAEKGLAQVSDTGAIEAVVDDILAKNLGEVEKYRAGKKQVFGFFVGQVMRAMKGKGNPALVNDLLKKKLGD from the coding sequence ATGCCCGTGAGCGATTTCCAGCCCGTCATCGGCCTCGAGGTCCACGCGCAGCTCCGGACGCAGTCCAAGATTTTCTGTGGCTGCTCCACCGCGTTCGGCGCCGAGCCCAACCGCAACACCTGTCCGGTGTGCCTGGGCATGCCGGGCGTGCTGCCCGTGCTCAACGAGCGCGTGGTGGACTTCGCCATCCGCGCGGGGCTCGCGCTGGAGTGCCGCGTCAACGCCAGGAGCGTGTGGAGCCGGAAGAACTACTTCTATCCGGACCTGCCCAAGGGCTACCAGATTACGCAGTACGACCTGCCCATCTGTGAGTTCGGGCGCCTGGCCATCGAGACGCCGCGGGGTGAGAAGGTCATCCGCGTCCGGCGCATCCACATGGAGGAGGACGCGGGCAAGAGCGTGCACGACGGGGATGGGGGCCAGAGCCTGGTGGACTTGAACCGGGCGGGCGTGCCGCTGATTGAGATTGTCAGCGACCCGGACCTGCGCGACGCGGACGAGGCGGTGGAGTACCTCAAGGCGCTGCGCGACATCCTCGTGTACCTGGGCGTCAACGACGGGAACCTGGAGGAGGGCAGCTTCCGCTGCGACGCCAACGTGTCGGTGATGCCCAAGGGCTCCGACACGTTCGGCCAGCGCTGCGAGCTGAAGAACCTCAACTCGTTCCGCTTCGTGAAGCAGGCCATCGAGTACGAGATTGCCCGGCAGGTGGACGTCATCGAGTCCGGCGGGAAGGTGGACCAGGAGACGCGGCTGTGGGACCCGAACAAGGGAGTCTCACGCTCGATGCGCAGCAAGGAGGACGCGCACGACTACCGGTACTTCCCGGAGCCGGACCTGCCGCCGCTGCACGTGACGACCGAGGTCGTCGAGGCGGTGGGTAGGTCACTGCCCGAGCTGCCGCGCGCGAAGGTCCAGCGGTTCGTGAGTCAGTACGGGCTGCCCGCGTACGACGCGCGCCTCCTCACCACGGAGCGCCCGCTCGCAGACTTCTTCGAGGCGTGTGCCCAGCGCTATCCGGACGCGAAGAAGCTCTCCAACTGGTTCCAGGGCGAGTTGCTGCGGCTGCTCAAGGAGTCGGGCACCACCGTGGGCGAGGTGCGCTTCACGCCCGCGCAGCTCGCGGAGTTGCTGACCCTGGTGGACCAGGGCACGGTGTCCGGCAACGCGGGCAAGGACGTGCTCGGGGAGATGTTCCGCACGGGCCGCCCGCCCGCGGACATCGTCGCGGAGAAGGGCCTGGCGCAGGTGAGCGACACGGGCGCCATCGAGGCGGTGGTGGACGACATCCTCGCGAAGAACCTGGGCGAGGTGGAGAAGTACCGCGCGGGCAAGAAGCAGGTGTTCGGCTTCTTCGTGGGCCAGGTGATGCGCGCCATGAAGGGCAAGGGCAACCCCGCGCTCGTGAATGACTTGCTGAAGAAGAAGCTCGGCGACTGA
- the gatA gene encoding Asp-tRNA(Asn)/Glu-tRNA(Gln) amidotransferase subunit GatA — protein MQLTDLTMLELARKLDAGEVSSVEATCACLARIQQVDPRIRAFLRVDEQGALASAEASDARRRAGTPASPLDGVPVGLKDLFLTEGVETTAGSRVLEGFVPPLDATVVRLLKEAGLPLVGKLNLDEFAMGSSNESSAYHPTHNPWDVTRTPGGSSGGSAAAVAAREVFGALGTDTGGSIRQPAAFTNTVGLKPTYGRVSRYGVIAYASSLDQPGPMTRTVSDAAALLQVIARHDPLDATSAPAKTPDYSAELEGGVRGLRLGVPREYFAEGMDPEVEAAVRAALAEYERLGATLVDVSLPHTQYALATYYLIAPAEASSNLARYDGIRYGLRAKDARGLKELYAQTRERGFGPEVKRRIMLGTYALSAGYYDAYYLRAQKVRTLIREDFTQAFKGVDALVAPISPVAPFKLGEKVDDPLSMYLMDVYTLPCNLAGIPGLSVPCGFTKAGLPVGLQVLGRAFDEALLLRIARAFEREHDFFRRLAPVEA, from the coding sequence ATGCAGCTGACGGACCTGACGATGCTGGAGCTCGCGCGGAAGCTGGACGCGGGCGAGGTGTCCTCCGTCGAGGCCACCTGTGCGTGCCTGGCGCGCATCCAACAGGTGGACCCGCGGATTCGCGCCTTCTTGCGCGTGGACGAGCAGGGCGCGCTGGCGTCCGCGGAGGCGAGTGACGCCCGCAGGCGCGCGGGCACCCCGGCGAGCCCGTTGGACGGCGTGCCGGTGGGCCTCAAGGATTTGTTCCTCACCGAGGGCGTGGAGACGACCGCCGGCTCGCGCGTGCTGGAGGGCTTCGTGCCGCCGCTGGACGCGACGGTGGTGCGGCTCTTGAAGGAAGCGGGCCTGCCGCTGGTCGGCAAGCTGAACCTGGACGAGTTCGCGATGGGCTCCTCGAACGAGTCCAGCGCGTACCACCCCACGCACAACCCCTGGGACGTGACGCGCACGCCGGGAGGCTCCTCGGGAGGCTCGGCGGCGGCGGTGGCGGCGCGCGAGGTGTTCGGCGCGCTGGGCACGGACACGGGCGGCTCCATCCGCCAGCCCGCGGCCTTCACCAACACGGTGGGGCTCAAGCCCACGTACGGGCGGGTGTCCCGCTACGGCGTCATCGCGTATGCGTCGTCGCTGGACCAGCCGGGGCCCATGACGCGCACGGTGTCGGACGCGGCGGCGCTGTTGCAGGTCATCGCGCGGCACGACCCGCTGGACGCGACGAGCGCGCCAGCGAAGACGCCGGACTACTCGGCGGAGCTGGAGGGCGGGGTGCGCGGGCTGAGGCTGGGCGTGCCGCGCGAGTACTTCGCCGAAGGGATGGACCCGGAGGTGGAGGCCGCCGTCCGCGCGGCGCTCGCCGAGTACGAGCGACTGGGCGCGACGCTGGTGGACGTGTCGCTGCCACATACCCAGTACGCGCTGGCCACGTACTACCTCATCGCGCCCGCCGAGGCGTCCAGCAACCTGGCGCGCTACGACGGCATCCGCTACGGCCTGCGCGCGAAGGACGCACGCGGGCTCAAGGAGCTGTACGCGCAGACGCGCGAGCGGGGCTTCGGGCCGGAGGTGAAGCGCCGCATCATGCTGGGCACGTATGCGCTGTCCGCCGGCTACTACGACGCCTACTACCTGCGCGCGCAGAAGGTCCGTACGCTCATCCGTGAGGACTTCACCCAGGCCTTCAAGGGTGTGGACGCGCTGGTGGCCCCCATCTCCCCCGTGGCGCCGTTCAAGCTGGGGGAGAAGGTGGATGACCCGCTGTCCATGTACCTGATGGACGTCTACACGCTGCCCTGCAACCTGGCGGGCATCCCTGGCCTGTCGGTGCCCTGTGGCTTCACGAAGGCGGGGCTTCCGGTGGGGTTGCAGGTGTTGGGGCGGGCCTTCGACGAGGCCCTGCTGCTGCGCATCGCTCGGGCCTTCGAGCGTGAGCACGACTTCTTCCGCCGCCTCGCGCCTGTCGAGGCGTAG
- the gatC gene encoding Asp-tRNA(Asn)/Glu-tRNA(Gln) amidotransferase subunit GatC produces the protein MALTLEQVRHVATLARLALTPEEEQRMATQLSAVLDAVAQLQTLDVGDVAPTSHATLTASLLREDVTRPSLPPEKVLANAPAKSGTSFAVPKIIE, from the coding sequence ATGGCCCTCACGCTCGAGCAGGTGCGACACGTGGCCACCCTGGCGCGGCTGGCGCTGACTCCTGAAGAGGAGCAGCGCATGGCCACGCAGCTGTCGGCGGTGTTGGACGCGGTGGCGCAGTTGCAGACCCTGGATGTGGGGGACGTGGCGCCCACCTCGCATGCCACGCTCACGGCCTCGCTGCTTCGCGAGGACGTGACGCGGCCCTCCCTGCCGCCGGAGAAGGTGCTGGCCAACGCCCCGGCGAAGTCGGGGACCTCCTTCGCGGTGCCGAAAATCATCGAGTAG
- a CDS encoding TFIIB-type zinc ribbon-containing protein has product MADNDKPSSSEEEYFAREEIEKKRKLALQQAADTAQAQRDELKKLHWMKCPKCGMDLQTLKQGKVELETCFNCGGVFLDAGELDQLLAQHGHEGGGKVMGAILNLFKKK; this is encoded by the coding sequence ATGGCAGACAACGACAAGCCGTCCTCGAGCGAGGAGGAGTACTTCGCCCGCGAGGAGATTGAGAAGAAGCGCAAGCTGGCGCTCCAGCAGGCCGCCGACACGGCCCAGGCCCAGCGCGACGAGCTCAAGAAGCTCCACTGGATGAAGTGCCCCAAGTGCGGCATGGACCTGCAGACGCTCAAGCAGGGCAAGGTCGAGCTGGAGACGTGCTTCAACTGCGGCGGAGTCTTCCTGGACGCCGGCGAGCTGGACCAGCTGCTCGCGCAGCACGGGCACGAGGGTGGCGGCAAGGTGATGGGCGCCATCCTGAACCTCTTCAAGAAGAAGTAG